In Oreochromis niloticus isolate F11D_XX linkage group LG18, O_niloticus_UMD_NMBU, whole genome shotgun sequence, one genomic interval encodes:
- the basp1 gene encoding LOW QUALITY PROTEIN: brain acid soluble protein 1 homolog (The sequence of the model RefSeq protein was modified relative to this genomic sequence to represent the inferred CDS: inserted 1 base in 1 codon), which yields MGGKLSKKKKGYSVNDDKAKDKDAKAEGASAEESEAPKDNKDGAPAAGDAKEVANDTAAKEAPAADAAAPKEEEKNAAPASKEAEKPAANAEPKTEAPKSAEPAKAEEKPAAPPRPXESAPAAKEAEAKAAAPAPAAESKDEADAKKTEAPAAPAAKAEAAPAASPDPKPTEAAAPPAPAKEATPAPSSTPAAEPPKEANATEAPSKDQTVAVQD from the exons ATGGGAGGCAAGCTCAGCAAAAAGAAGAAGGGGTACAGTGTAAACGACGACAAGGCTAAAGACAAGGATGCCAAAGCAGAGGGGGCCTCAGCAGAGGAGAGCGAAGCGCCGAAAGACAACAAGGACGGGGCTCCAGCTGCCGGCGATGCTAAGGAGGTAGCTAATGACACGGCAGCCAAGGAGGCGCCAGCAGCTGATGCCGCGGCACCcaaagaggaggaaaagaacGCAGCTCCTGCCTCAAAGGAGGCAGAGAAACCTGCCGCCAACGCTGAGCCCAAAACAGAGGCGCCCAAGAGCGCAGAGCCCGCCAAGGCCGAGGAGAAACCAGCTGCCCCGCCCCGGC AAGAATCGGCCCCGGCCGCGAAGGAAGCCGAGGCTAAGGCCGCAGCACCCGCCCCTGCAGCTGAGAGCAAAGATGAGGCCGACGCCAAAAAGACTGAGGCCCCTGCGGCACCAGCAGCCAAAGCCGAAGCGGCCCCTGCTGCCTCCCCTGACCCCAAGCCTACAGAGGCAGCGGCACCTCCCGCCCCGGCAAAGGAGGCCACCCCTGCTCCTAGTTCAACACCAGCCGCCGAACCTCCCAAGGAGGCAAACGCCACAGAGGCACCAAGCAAGGATCAAACCGTAGCAGTTCAAGATTAA